The proteins below come from a single Methanothrix thermoacetophila PT genomic window:
- the priL gene encoding DNA primase regulatory subunit PriL, translated as MRAFWYPFTHAAAKEIRLIDAPLEDVLSSRAFQPVRRRAVERVRGALHGEIPDADASDGVKQNVELLSYPLARLIVSCIDDDYLLRRYVLAEAKLAHRRLRSSDTEEVLEIARDLGMSPIYEGDNFRIHFTDFVISAARFRSQKWKLINRTIDHGYLKVTREELLRLMQERIRDRIQEGLPLDAGSICEGLSDHLRSIRDELASSKRSSMVDLGEFSRDALPPCMRSLLEQLAAGRNLAHTARFALTSFLLNINLGVEDIIGIFNNTPDFDEEMTRYQIEHIAGSTGTRYTPPSCSTMLTYGNCPGGDELCRRIKHPISYYRRRLRESRS; from the coding sequence ATGAGGGCATTCTGGTATCCGTTCACACACGCAGCAGCAAAGGAGATCCGGCTTATCGATGCTCCGCTGGAGGACGTGCTCAGCAGCAGGGCGTTTCAGCCTGTCAGGCGCAGGGCAGTTGAGCGCGTCCGCGGAGCGCTGCATGGAGAGATACCTGATGCGGATGCATCAGACGGCGTGAAGCAGAACGTAGAGCTTTTATCGTATCCTCTCGCCAGGCTGATCGTCTCGTGCATTGATGATGACTACCTTCTGAGGCGCTATGTCCTGGCGGAGGCGAAGCTCGCCCACAGGAGGTTGAGAAGCTCAGACACAGAAGAGGTGCTTGAGATAGCCAGGGATCTGGGGATGAGTCCGATTTATGAGGGGGATAACTTCAGAATACATTTTACGGATTTTGTGATCTCCGCGGCGAGGTTCAGGAGCCAGAAGTGGAAGCTCATCAACAGAACCATCGACCACGGCTATCTCAAAGTTACCCGGGAAGAGCTGCTCCGCCTGATGCAGGAGAGAATCAGGGACAGGATACAGGAGGGGCTCCCGCTCGATGCTGGAAGCATATGTGAGGGGCTGTCGGATCACCTGAGATCCATAAGAGACGAGCTCGCATCATCGAAGCGGAGCTCGATGGTGGATCTCGGTGAGTTCAGCCGGGACGCTCTGCCGCCATGCATGAGATCGCTGCTGGAGCAGCTCGCTGCCGGCAGAAACCTTGCTCACACAGCGAGGTTTGCGCTCACAAGCTTTCTGCTCAACATAAATCTGGGTGTCGAGGATATAATCGGCATCTTCAACAACACCCCCGATTTCGATGAGGAGATGACAAGATATCAGATAGAGCACATCGCCGGCTCTACAGGAACGAGATACACCCCACCTTCATGCTCCACGATGCTCACATACGGTAACTGTCCTGGAGGCGATGAGCTCTGCAGGCGCATAAAGCACCCAATAAGCTACTACAGGCGTCGCCTGCGTGAATCGCGATCCTGA
- the aroA gene encoding 3-phosphoshikimate 1-carboxyvinyltransferase, protein MIVSVSRSSISGTVCAPPSKSYTHRAVLITALSDSGCVHRPLISADTRATISACDAFGADVKLRGDSLEIQGVSGAPRTPENVIDVLNSGTTLRFMSAVAALTDGAVLTGDSSIRSRPNGPLLKALNELGAEAFSIRGNDRAPLVIRGRLRGGSTSLDGSVSSQFLSALLIACPLSSGETTISIKGELKSRPYAEMTLDILRKAGAEICTDGDIFRMRGGQSYRLAEYTVPGDFSSASYPLAAAALAGSATVEGLFPSRQGDSAIVDILREMGAEVSWDMESGEVRVSGADLRGREIDASQTPDLVPTLAVLGAVAEGRTVIKNAEHVRHKETDRIHAMAVELKKMGANIRERPDGLEIDGGDLHGADLHGYHDHRIVMALTLAGIVAGDTRIDTAESVDVSYPGFFEDMRRLGANVRAST, encoded by the coding sequence ATGATCGTATCCGTCTCACGCTCCTCCATCTCGGGAACCGTCTGCGCACCGCCATCGAAGAGCTACACGCACAGAGCTGTGCTCATCACAGCGCTATCAGATTCAGGATGCGTGCACAGGCCGCTCATATCTGCAGACACAAGAGCCACGATATCCGCGTGTGATGCCTTCGGGGCCGATGTGAAGCTGCGGGGGGACTCTCTGGAGATCCAGGGAGTCTCAGGCGCGCCCAGAACCCCTGAGAACGTCATAGATGTTCTGAACTCCGGGACGACGCTAAGGTTCATGTCAGCAGTGGCGGCGCTCACAGATGGCGCGGTCCTCACAGGCGACAGCTCGATACGCAGCAGGCCGAACGGCCCACTCCTCAAGGCGCTCAATGAGCTGGGCGCCGAGGCGTTCTCCATACGGGGAAACGATCGCGCTCCGCTTGTCATAAGAGGACGGCTCAGAGGCGGATCGACATCTCTGGATGGCAGCGTGAGCTCGCAGTTCCTTTCAGCCCTTCTGATTGCATGCCCCCTCTCCAGCGGCGAGACGACGATCTCGATAAAGGGCGAGCTGAAGTCCAGGCCGTACGCGGAGATGACCCTGGACATCCTCAGGAAGGCCGGAGCCGAGATATGCACTGATGGAGACATCTTCCGCATGCGTGGAGGCCAGAGTTACAGGCTTGCGGAGTACACAGTGCCGGGTGATTTCTCGTCTGCATCTTATCCGCTGGCTGCAGCCGCGCTCGCGGGATCTGCGACTGTGGAGGGTCTGTTCCCGTCGAGGCAGGGCGACTCTGCGATAGTCGATATTCTCAGAGAGATGGGCGCTGAGGTCTCGTGGGACATGGAGAGTGGAGAGGTGAGGGTGTCTGGAGCTGATCTGAGGGGCAGAGAGATAGATGCGAGCCAGACTCCAGATCTCGTGCCAACGCTCGCGGTGCTTGGAGCAGTGGCTGAGGGGCGTACGGTCATAAAAAACGCGGAGCATGTCAGACACAAGGAGACCGACAGGATTCATGCGATGGCGGTCGAGCTGAAGAAGATGGGCGCGAACATACGGGAAAGGCCTGATGGCCTGGAGATCGATGGGGGCGATCTGCACGGTGCGGATCTCCACGGCTACCACGACCACAGGATCGTGATGGCACTGACCCTAGCAGGGATCGTGGCAGGCGATACCAGGATTGATACAGCGGAATCGGTCGATGTATCATATCCGGGATTCTTCGAGGATATGAGAAGGCTTGGAGCGAACGTGCGCGCCTCCACATAA
- a CDS encoding COG1361 family protein → MRFIFSSGARSVLALLIFILLSIPAYSGWGEGIQAELQPGEMVEVDGYSVELSDISVVPESPAALINIYSNGSISSTVMRAGEFFVLKDMHNREKLGVKLEEIRREGYLSNESRAILEIRMRSRPEISISMSPDRDIYRSGDQIRVEVFVENRGDGNAESIRLLLNLSEPHSDVLNGTMKEIGKKMRRSLLRPGEVWRERICFQTPSLPERDSIELVAAAEYLDADSNRYRSETILPIAVSGPVELHKHVQEIQTFGRTYYVINSIRNTGKVRLGLSFTDSAGNEFQSEGVAVKEFELIPGESKIISYAVKARHPGEGLVLPPARCTYSIAGSTYTVISESPVVDVFGPQIEAKRYATSGGDPDEFQVCMEVKNTGNRYAGVRAYRIFPESVEISDGKNDLSFALAAGSSRTICWSVRCPNGSCALPPVDLIYFDSENNIFRCEVPSLRLERHLEINTSGKNITDSHVVETSRSIQKREVESDPSEFVLALILLISALIWVRSI, encoded by the coding sequence TTGCGGTTTATCTTCTCTTCCGGAGCTAGATCTGTCCTCGCGCTCCTGATATTCATTCTTCTATCGATTCCCGCTTATTCCGGCTGGGGAGAGGGCATCCAGGCAGAGCTCCAGCCGGGCGAGATGGTCGAGGTGGATGGTTATTCTGTAGAGCTCTCCGATATCTCTGTCGTGCCCGAGAGTCCCGCGGCTCTCATCAACATTTACAGCAATGGCAGCATATCCTCCACCGTCATGAGAGCAGGGGAGTTTTTCGTCCTGAAGGACATGCACAACAGGGAGAAGCTTGGTGTAAAGCTGGAGGAGATCCGCAGGGAGGGATACCTCTCCAACGAATCCCGGGCGATTCTTGAGATCAGGATGAGATCGCGACCCGAGATATCTATCAGCATGTCCCCTGACAGGGATATCTACCGCAGTGGCGATCAGATCAGGGTGGAGGTGTTCGTGGAGAACAGAGGAGATGGGAATGCGGAGAGCATACGTCTCCTTCTCAATCTCAGCGAGCCTCACTCAGATGTGTTGAACGGAACAATGAAAGAGATCGGTAAAAAAATGCGCAGATCTCTTCTGCGGCCTGGAGAAGTGTGGAGGGAAAGGATCTGCTTCCAGACCCCCAGCCTTCCCGAGAGAGATAGCATCGAGCTCGTGGCTGCTGCAGAATATCTGGATGCAGACAGCAATCGATACAGATCTGAAACCATCCTGCCCATTGCTGTGTCCGGGCCGGTGGAGCTGCACAAGCACGTGCAGGAGATACAGACCTTCGGCAGGACGTACTACGTGATCAATTCAATCAGAAACACGGGAAAGGTCAGGCTTGGTCTGAGCTTCACAGACTCCGCGGGTAATGAGTTCCAGTCAGAGGGAGTGGCTGTGAAGGAATTCGAGCTCATCCCGGGAGAGAGTAAAATTATAAGTTACGCCGTGAAGGCCAGGCATCCGGGTGAGGGCCTGGTTCTCCCACCTGCGAGATGCACCTACTCAATAGCAGGGAGCACCTACACCGTGATCTCTGAGAGTCCTGTTGTCGATGTCTTCGGGCCCCAGATCGAGGCGAAACGGTATGCGACATCCGGAGGAGATCCTGATGAGTTCCAGGTATGCATGGAAGTCAAAAACACCGGCAACCGTTATGCAGGCGTCCGAGCTTACAGGATATTTCCGGAGTCTGTGGAGATATCGGACGGAAAGAACGACCTCAGCTTCGCTCTTGCCGCCGGCTCGTCCAGAACCATTTGCTGGTCGGTCCGCTGCCCGAACGGCTCCTGTGCGCTTCCACCGGTAGATCTGATCTACTTCGATTCTGAGAACAACATCTTCCGATGTGAGGTTCCCTCTCTCAGGCTCGAGAGACACCTGGAGATCAACACGAGCGGGAAAAACATCACAGATAGCCATGTAGTTGAGACCAGCAGGTCAATCCAGAAAAGGGAGGTAGAATCAGATCCATCAGAATTTGTGCTGGCGCTCATTCTCCTGATCTCCGCTCTGATCTGGGTGAGATCTATCTGA
- a CDS encoding metallophosphoesterase, translating to MRVLPIAGEAVLIAEGEHRVMVVADLHLGIEYELWLGGANLPSQTGRLLDRILGVIEAHDPERLVVLGDLKHNVPRTSWQERVEVPEFISKLSKVVKVVLVPGNHDTGLRDLAPGAEVCEPEGVVIDGVGYFHGHTFPSQEVLSSGILITAHLHPSVRLVDPLGASRSERVWARSSPRGYESEIIIMPAFNPLCGSLPLNEMDEKKGPLMKLVDLNRSKIYLLDGTYLGRLEEIISAQRRKKR from the coding sequence GTGAGGGTTCTCCCCATTGCAGGAGAGGCGGTCCTCATCGCAGAGGGCGAACACAGAGTCATGGTTGTTGCGGATCTGCATCTTGGCATCGAGTACGAGCTCTGGCTCGGGGGCGCGAACCTCCCGAGCCAGACAGGAAGGCTACTTGATCGGATTCTGGGTGTGATTGAAGCACATGATCCTGAGAGACTGGTTGTGCTCGGTGACCTGAAGCACAACGTGCCCAGAACGAGCTGGCAGGAAAGGGTCGAGGTGCCCGAGTTCATCAGCAAGCTCTCCAAGGTTGTAAAGGTCGTTCTGGTTCCAGGGAACCACGATACAGGTCTGCGGGATCTCGCACCAGGAGCAGAGGTCTGCGAGCCTGAGGGAGTGGTGATCGATGGCGTCGGGTACTTCCACGGTCACACCTTTCCCAGCCAGGAGGTGCTATCATCCGGAATTCTCATCACCGCGCACCTTCATCCATCCGTCAGGCTCGTGGATCCCCTGGGTGCATCGAGGAGCGAGCGGGTCTGGGCGAGATCATCCCCGAGGGGATATGAAAGCGAGATTATCATCATGCCGGCCTTCAACCCACTCTGCGGCAGCCTGCCCCTGAATGAGATGGATGAGAAGAAGGGCCCGCTCATGAAGCTCGTCGATTTGAATCGCTCCAAGATATACCTCCTCGACGGCACGTATTTGGGAAGGCTTGAGGAGATAATATCAGCTCAGAGACGCAAAAAGAGGTGA
- a CDS encoding right-handed parallel beta-helix repeat-containing protein translates to MNIIGQESAIIDGEIRILADGVALSGINIIGGGIVIESNGSRIEGCNVSECAGSGVVIRSSGNSIINCSITRNSLVGMKIWGSNNTVQWNRINANDDCGIIVYGDGNVIESNELLENIHDGMEIEGSSNMISRNNVSMSHGAGIEILNMSSGNVIESNDIYGNGECGIEVIESYENNISGNSLNGNGFGIKTERATNNLISSNTVISSIKDGILISDESRCNIVHRNNASSNHDAGIRIEGSKDNMVIGNSVHSNAIGIDISRSENNTIRGNRAMMNGVGIRLDIYSTANTLYHNAMIDNRQSALDSSVYYGRNIWDNGSEGNYYSDHICQEVCSPYNIQSGEERNNIDRFPLSSWDEHLMDIKFVWPISGCISAYAKGLAI, encoded by the coding sequence GTGAACATTATAGGTCAAGAGAGCGCGATAATCGATGGCGAGATCAGGATACTTGCTGATGGTGTGGCCTTGAGCGGCATAAACATCATCGGGGGCGGAATTGTCATCGAGTCGAACGGCAGCCGGATCGAGGGATGCAACGTCAGCGAGTGCGCTGGCTCTGGCGTTGTGATAAGAAGCTCCGGCAACAGCATCATCAACTGCAGCATCACCAGAAACAGCCTCGTGGGCATGAAGATATGGGGTAGCAATAATACAGTGCAGTGGAACAGGATCAACGCAAATGATGATTGTGGGATCATAGTATATGGCGATGGCAATGTAATTGAGAGCAATGAGCTGCTGGAGAACATCCACGACGGAATGGAGATAGAGGGCTCTAGCAACATGATCTCCAGGAACAACGTATCTATGAGTCATGGTGCTGGAATAGAGATACTGAACATGTCCAGCGGAAATGTGATAGAGAGCAATGACATCTACGGAAACGGAGAGTGCGGGATAGAGGTCATAGAATCCTACGAGAACAACATCTCCGGAAACAGCCTCAATGGAAATGGTTTCGGGATAAAAACAGAACGCGCGACAAACAATCTGATCTCCAGCAACACCGTCATCAGCAGCATAAAGGATGGCATCCTCATCTCAGATGAGAGCAGGTGCAACATAGTTCACAGGAACAACGCGAGCAGCAACCACGACGCGGGCATCAGGATAGAGGGATCGAAGGACAACATGGTGATCGGGAACAGCGTGCACAGCAATGCAATTGGCATAGACATCTCGCGCTCGGAGAACAACACTATCCGCGGCAACCGCGCGATGATGAACGGAGTGGGCATTCGTCTGGACATCTACAGCACGGCCAACACGCTCTACCACAATGCGATGATAGACAACAGGCAGAGCGCACTGGACAGCTCGGTCTACTACGGGAGGAACATCTGGGACAACGGCAGCGAGGGGAACTACTACAGCGATCACATCTGCCAGGAGGTATGCAGTCCATACAACATACAGAGCGGCGAGGAGAGAAACAACATCGACAGGTTCCCGCTGAGCTCCTGGGACGAGCATCTGATGGATATAAAGTTCGTGTGGCCAATTTCCGGCTGCATATCTGCGTACGCGAAGGGGCTGGCCATCTGA
- a CDS encoding transposase — translation METRIKSELTVPEGSGYLFGDGEYDSRKFLNDVVDKGYMPVIKPRKISAGGFGSRIRDRIFNREIYKHRSVCEGFFGALTNWFGDRIPCFLEETTITRMLLRVLAYALRILSRFSIK, via the coding sequence GTGGAAACGAGGATAAAATCGGAACTAACAGTGCCTGAGGGATCAGGCTATTTATTTGGTGACGGTGAATATGATTCCAGGAAATTTTTGAATGATGTTGTAGATAAAGGTTACATGCCTGTTATTAAACCGAGAAAAATAAGTGCCGGTGGTTTTGGATCCAGAATCAGAGATCGGATCTTTAATAGAGAAATATACAAACACAGATCAGTTTGTGAAGGATTCTTTGGTGCTTTGACCAATTGGTTTGGAGATAGAATACCATGTTTCCTCGAAGAGACAACTATTACAAGGATGCTTCTGAGAGTACTGGCTTATGCATTGAGAATTCTATCAAGATTTAGTATAAAATAA
- a CDS encoding DNA polymerase sliding clamp: MLKAVIDAETLRDAIEAVSSLVDEVKFTITEKGLELKAVDPANVAMVSLKIDASAFEFYQATPGEIGVDLVRLSDLLSMADRGERVRLELLEDERKLRIGVGSLSYTLSLIDPSAIRKEPRIPELDLPAHVAIPGAEFRRAIKAAEKVSDHVVLGVKDDIFYMEAKGDIDALKLTMRSSELLDMKPGEARSLFSLDYLSDMSKSIGKAPEVKLEIGIDYPLRISFMLKDNVHVSYLLAPRIEQE; this comes from the coding sequence ATGCTGAAGGCAGTTATTGATGCAGAAACCCTGCGGGATGCGATCGAGGCAGTATCTTCCTTGGTCGATGAGGTCAAGTTTACGATAACTGAGAAAGGGCTCGAGCTCAAGGCGGTCGATCCGGCGAACGTCGCAATGGTCTCGCTCAAAATCGACGCATCTGCATTCGAGTTCTATCAGGCGACCCCGGGGGAGATCGGGGTTGATCTCGTGCGCCTGAGCGATCTGCTGAGCATGGCAGACAGAGGAGAGCGTGTGCGGCTTGAGCTTCTGGAGGACGAGAGAAAGCTGAGGATCGGTGTTGGATCTCTCTCGTACACGCTGAGTTTAATAGATCCGAGCGCGATACGCAAGGAGCCCAGGATTCCTGAGCTCGATCTGCCGGCGCACGTGGCGATCCCAGGGGCGGAGTTCAGGAGGGCGATCAAAGCTGCTGAGAAGGTGAGCGATCACGTCGTGCTGGGCGTGAAAGACGACATCTTCTACATGGAGGCTAAGGGCGACATAGACGCGCTCAAGCTCACGATGCGTAGTTCCGAACTTCTCGACATGAAGCCAGGCGAGGCCAGATCGCTGTTCTCTCTGGATTACCTCTCGGACATGAGCAAGTCCATAGGAAAGGCCCCTGAGGTCAAGCTTGAGATAGGCATCGATTATCCGCTGCGGATCAGCTTCATGTTGAAGGATAATGTCCATGTCAGCTACCTCCTAGCGCCGAGAATAGAGCAGGAATGA
- a CDS encoding pentapeptide repeat-containing protein: protein MSSGYKMIIILTILMSTAYAVDICDRSDLRFSDLRGRDLSGASLNQSDLTGADLRGANLNGAYLRSAWLVNANLEGASLAGADLSMADLSGANLSGTDLSRAKLRNARLSGASLVNANLTMADCTEALMDDVSLEDAEMTGTRFFRTDLTGAVFSGASLSHANFVGAHLSWADMSRSRFRESQFSRAELYGANLTGTDLSGSDFTRSYMMRARMTGADLSDASLDYADLTEAELRDTDLSGCKMRYADLSGANLAGADISEVVLDSVKTTGVNLSGAILYKTSLFNLDLRDIDMHGVQIKKAKMDTVFLTNSNLAGAVLNDVTMHMVEMTNVDLSGASLRNIEYDEFTLRSLEKANLDGASMDDRLKSDLSG from the coding sequence ATGAGCTCAGGTTATAAAATGATAATAATTCTCACGATTTTAATGAGCACTGCATATGCAGTGGATATATGTGACAGATCTGATCTCCGTTTCTCTGATCTGCGCGGCCGGGATCTCAGCGGCGCAAGTCTCAACCAGTCAGACCTGACGGGCGCGGATCTCAGGGGTGCAAACCTCAACGGAGCCTATCTGAGATCCGCCTGGCTTGTTAATGCAAACCTCGAAGGTGCTTCGCTGGCAGGCGCGGATCTGAGCATGGCGGACCTCAGCGGCGCAAATCTCAGCGGCACGGATCTCTCCAGGGCCAAGCTCAGGAACGCGCGGCTTAGTGGTGCAAGTCTGGTAAACGCAAATCTGACCATGGCGGACTGCACAGAGGCCCTGATGGACGATGTCTCTCTTGAGGATGCTGAGATGACTGGAACCAGGTTCTTTCGCACAGATCTCACAGGCGCGGTCTTCTCCGGCGCATCGCTTAGCCATGCGAACTTCGTCGGCGCTCATCTGAGCTGGGCGGATATGAGCAGGAGCCGGTTCAGGGAGAGCCAGTTCTCCAGAGCTGAGCTCTACGGAGCGAACCTGACAGGTACAGATCTCAGCGGCTCCGACTTCACGCGGTCATACATGATGAGGGCCAGAATGACAGGCGCGGATCTGAGTGACGCAAGCCTGGATTATGCAGACCTCACAGAGGCAGAGCTGAGAGATACGGACCTAAGCGGCTGCAAGATGCGCTACGCGGATCTCAGCGGGGCCAATCTGGCAGGCGCGGATATCTCAGAGGTGGTGCTGGATTCTGTGAAGACGACAGGTGTAAACCTCAGCGGAGCAATCCTGTACAAGACATCGCTCTTCAATCTCGACCTCAGGGACATCGATATGCATGGGGTGCAGATCAAAAAGGCGAAGATGGACACAGTCTTCCTCACAAACTCGAACCTCGCAGGGGCGGTGCTGAATGATGTGACGATGCACATGGTCGAGATGACGAACGTGGATCTGAGCGGGGCGAGCCTGCGCAACATCGAGTACGATGAGTTCACACTGAGATCGCTCGAGAAGGCCAACCTGGATGGTGCTTCCATGGACGACCGCCTGAAGTCGGACCTGAGCGGGTGA
- a CDS encoding IS5-like element ISMth3 family transposase, producing the protein MAYEDNRNWREYNEKLVRRGWFYLSTDFVNNWDEELLKMNKNKNGRPYRYPETFIQFCGLAYAFLHLPYRQLEGFIQALSGFVPGLLAADYSTLWQRITNLELNIPIPDNDLVVAVDSTGMKVTNRGDWMRESHGVERRGWIKVHIAVDVETRKPVTFEITDETVTDHEMVKPLLEDVKLEDSLMDGAYDKEGVFDFMKEKGVDMPGIKIRKNAIVKAGSSRAEPVLEFMKYGYHSWKIVHGYGRRWAAESVFSAIKRIFGETVRATSKEGMIREVRRMFTFYTIILSV; encoded by the coding sequence ATGGCCTATGAGGATAACCGCAATTGGCGCGAATACAATGAGAAATTGGTTAGGCGAGGATGGTTTTACCTTAGCACTGACTTTGTGAATAATTGGGATGAAGAGCTACTGAAGATGAATAAGAACAAGAATGGCAGACCCTATCGCTATCCTGAGACATTTATTCAATTTTGTGGTTTAGCATACGCCTTTCTTCATTTACCATACAGGCAGCTCGAAGGATTTATTCAGGCGCTAAGCGGATTTGTTCCTGGGCTGTTGGCTGCCGATTATTCGACATTATGGCAGAGGATTACGAATTTGGAGTTGAATATTCCAATACCTGATAACGATTTAGTGGTCGCAGTTGACTCAACAGGAATGAAGGTTACGAATAGAGGCGACTGGATGAGAGAAAGTCATGGTGTTGAACGCAGAGGCTGGATAAAAGTGCATATCGCCGTAGATGTTGAAACAAGGAAGCCCGTAACCTTCGAGATAACCGATGAGACCGTCACTGATCATGAGATGGTAAAACCGCTGCTGGAAGATGTTAAGCTTGAAGATTCACTGATGGATGGAGCTTATGATAAGGAGGGGGTATTCGATTTCATGAAAGAGAAGGGCGTAGATATGCCTGGAATCAAGATCAGGAAGAATGCTATCGTCAAAGCAGGCTCGTCCAGAGCCGAACCAGTTCTTGAGTTTATGAAGTATGGATACCACAGTTGGAAAATTGTGCATGGATATGGAAGAAGGTGGGCGGCTGAAAGTGTATTCTCAGCAATTAAGAGGATATTTGGCGAGACTGTGAGGGCCACTTCGAAGGAAGGCATGATTCGCGAAGTACGCAGGATGTTCACATTTTATACTATAATTTTAAGCGTATAA
- a CDS encoding transcription factor S, giving the protein MEFCPACKSMMIPREGMMVCRKCGMRVPKSSNNPIVSVTNKLERTVPVLEQESAGLPTTKAKCPECGNDTAYWWLRQLRAADESEVRFFRCTKCGNTWREYD; this is encoded by the coding sequence ATGGAATTCTGCCCTGCGTGTAAGAGCATGATGATCCCCCGAGAGGGGATGATGGTGTGCAGAAAGTGCGGGATGAGGGTACCGAAGAGCTCTAACAACCCGATCGTCTCAGTGACGAACAAGCTCGAGAGGACTGTGCCGGTGCTTGAGCAGGAATCTGCAGGTCTGCCCACTACAAAGGCGAAATGTCCGGAGTGCGGGAACGATACTGCCTACTGGTGGCTCAGACAGCTGAGGGCTGCTGACGAGTCAGAGGTCCGCTTCTTCAGATGCACAAAGTGCGGGAATACCTGGAGAGAGTATGACTGA